A single window of Leptospira kanakyensis DNA harbors:
- a CDS encoding response regulator, with protein MKQLSMVYLVEDDMITTFLIKTLMEKFSFADEIHGFHNGEEAWNALLAGSADPDMVFLDLNMPVMDGWEFLEIVSKHPKYAKLPIYILTSSIDPTDKARSEEFKNVKGYLVKPLSLKDLQSINPSLG; from the coding sequence ATGAAACAATTAAGTATGGTATACCTAGTTGAAGATGACATGATCACAACATTTCTCATCAAAACATTGATGGAAAAATTTTCATTTGCAGATGAAATTCATGGATTCCACAACGGAGAAGAGGCCTGGAATGCACTCCTAGCTGGTTCTGCCGATCCCGATATGGTCTTTTTGGACTTAAATATGCCTGTTATGGACGGTTGGGAATTTTTAGAAATTGTCAGCAAACACCCCAAATATGCAAAACTCCCGATCTACATCCTGACCTCTTCCATTGACCCGACGGACAAAGCCCGGTCAGAAGAATTCAAAAATGTAAAGGGGTACCTAGTAAAACCGCTTTCCCTCAAAGATTTACAGTCCATCAACCCTTCCTTGGGCTAA
- a CDS encoding aspartate ammonia-lyase: MNQTTRREHDLLGERDLPADVYWGIHTLRALENYPITGKTIGTYPDLVRALAYIKRASAKANLQLGLLSKEKTKMISDACDRILAGEFHSEFVVDVIQGGAGTSTNMNANEVITNIALEMSGFPKGDYSHLHPLNDVNMSQSTNDVYPTSLKVAAVFAIKGLLSAMDELQFAFRKKSDEFQSILKIGRTQLQDAVPMTLGQEFSTYDVMLGEDISRLKEATSLIGEINLGATAIGTGINTDIRYSQIVTNILANDTGLSLEAAPNLIEATQDTGAFVQLSGVLKRIATKLSKICNDLRLLSSGPQGGFNEINLPAKAAGSSIMPGKVNPIIPEVVNQIAYEVIGNDITITMASEAGQLQLNAFEPIIAHSLFKSIEHLTAGCKTLRMNCIEGITANRELLETRVKTSAGLATALNPYIGYENATLVAKKALSENRSVESIVLELGLLEEKKLKEILSPEILTSPHTL, from the coding sequence ATGAACCAAACCACGCGCCGAGAACACGACCTTTTGGGGGAACGAGATCTCCCCGCGGATGTTTATTGGGGGATCCATACTCTCAGAGCCTTGGAAAATTATCCCATTACCGGAAAAACCATTGGAACCTACCCCGACCTAGTGCGAGCCCTCGCCTATATCAAACGGGCTTCCGCCAAAGCCAATTTACAATTGGGATTACTTTCTAAAGAAAAAACAAAGATGATTTCGGATGCCTGTGATCGGATCCTCGCAGGTGAGTTTCATTCCGAATTTGTGGTGGATGTGATCCAAGGTGGGGCAGGAACTTCCACCAATATGAATGCCAATGAAGTGATCACAAATATTGCTTTAGAAATGTCAGGTTTCCCAAAGGGGGACTATAGTCACTTACATCCGTTAAACGATGTAAACATGTCTCAAAGTACAAATGATGTTTATCCAACATCACTCAAAGTTGCAGCAGTATTCGCTATTAAGGGACTACTATCAGCTATGGATGAACTCCAATTTGCTTTTCGCAAAAAATCGGATGAATTTCAAAGTATTTTAAAAATTGGTCGAACCCAATTACAAGATGCAGTTCCTATGACCTTGGGACAGGAGTTTTCTACTTATGATGTAATGTTGGGTGAAGATATCAGCAGACTGAAAGAAGCAACATCTCTGATTGGTGAAATCAATTTGGGAGCTACTGCCATAGGTACCGGTATCAATACAGACATTCGTTATTCACAAATTGTAACTAACATTTTAGCAAATGACACTGGTCTCAGTCTCGAAGCAGCACCAAACTTAATAGAGGCGACCCAAGACACTGGAGCCTTTGTCCAATTATCTGGTGTTCTCAAACGAATTGCCACAAAACTTTCTAAAATTTGTAATGATTTGCGACTTCTATCGAGTGGACCACAAGGTGGGTTTAACGAAATCAATCTTCCTGCTAAGGCCGCTGGTTCTTCCATTATGCCTGGAAAAGTAAATCCTATCATTCCCGAAGTTGTGAACCAAATCGCTTATGAAGTAATCGGAAACGATATCACCATCACCATGGCATCGGAAGCGGGACAATTACAACTCAATGCATTTGAACCCATCATTGCTCATAGCCTTTTCAAAAGTATTGAACACCTAACAGCAGGTTGTAAAACACTAAGAATGAATTGTATTGAAGGAATTACTGCCAACAGGGAACTTTTGGAGACACGAGTCAAAACATCAGCGGGTCTTGCCACAGCGCTCAATCCTTATATTGGATATGAAAATGCAACCCTTGTTGCAAAGAAGGCACTTTCGGAAAACCGGTCTGTAGAATCCATTGTTTTGGAACTTGGGTTATTAGAAGAAAAAAAATTAAAGGAAATCCTAAGTCCTGAAATTCTTACATCCCCTCATACACTTTGA
- a CDS encoding Spy/CpxP family protein refolding chaperone, whose amino-acid sequence MISLKQVLKITTTVGLVSVMAFAFGNCRGHKDFEKRIEWVASKLTSKLDLDDAQKAKLETIKAELIAKHKESKPKHESWAKEMATQIRAEKIDTKQLDKMSNEREARHLEMRKFFQSKLVEFHAVLKPEQREKFADLVERFASRHQPPEE is encoded by the coding sequence ATGATCTCTCTCAAACAAGTTTTAAAAATTACAACAACCGTCGGTCTCGTATCGGTAATGGCATTTGCTTTTGGAAATTGCCGAGGACATAAAGATTTCGAAAAACGGATTGAATGGGTGGCTTCTAAACTCACATCTAAACTAGATTTAGATGATGCCCAAAAAGCTAAATTGGAAACCATCAAAGCCGAACTCATCGCCAAACATAAGGAATCAAAACCAAAACATGAATCCTGGGCAAAAGAAATGGCGACCCAAATCCGCGCAGAAAAAATTGATACCAAACAATTGGATAAAATGAGTAACGAAAGAGAAGCTCGCCACTTAGAAATGCGCAAGTTTTTCCAATCCAAACTCGTTGAATTCCATGCGGTATTAAAACCGGAACAAAGGGAAAAATTTGCTGATCTAGTGGAACGTTTCGCAAGCCGCCACCAACCACCGGAAGAGTAA
- the ccoG gene encoding cytochrome c oxidase accessory protein CcoG, with product MIISRPQTGKVRTRRNFVMSFLVGLFLVAPWVVLPDGSPLIRLDIPRRVFHLFGGLFIPQEGLILWFFLLTMGLSLFFFTSVIGRVWCGWGCPQTIYTDLFDRIGRFVLDSKYGKKDASIVGKYTVYFLWIVVSFIASFHWIGYFVSPYEMLADYVNLSFVNQTYFYFILFFTAAMFIDIGFIREQFCRYACPYARFQTLLMDEHSWNVTYDFKRGEPRRDGKTKIGDCIACNMCVVVCPTGIDIRDGLQVGCVACGKCVDACTSIMARENKKTLIGYFSLKQIETGDKIKWIRPRTVIYAILLTVVITGAIFQLLTRTPMSMIAASNKSMPPILIPDNKIRAFVALRIQNIAPVEKEFQLSAFDTRHGKEILIRSGEENNKFKLGSGEIKSISVVLETQSLTEKELNEGYLPGSIVLNNAEDPGERLEKKLSLTLPRR from the coding sequence ATGATCATTTCAAGACCACAAACAGGTAAAGTAAGAACACGAAGAAACTTTGTAATGAGTTTTCTCGTAGGTTTATTTTTAGTAGCTCCTTGGGTAGTGTTACCAGATGGTAGCCCTCTCATTCGGCTAGACATCCCACGCAGGGTGTTTCACTTATTTGGTGGTCTTTTTATTCCACAGGAAGGACTGATCTTATGGTTTTTCCTTCTCACGATGGGTCTTTCACTTTTCTTTTTTACCTCCGTCATTGGCCGTGTTTGGTGCGGATGGGGGTGTCCTCAAACAATCTACACCGATCTTTTCGACAGAATTGGTCGGTTTGTTTTAGATTCTAAATATGGGAAAAAGGATGCCTCAATCGTAGGTAAATATACCGTTTATTTTCTCTGGATCGTTGTTTCTTTTATCGCTTCCTTTCATTGGATTGGTTACTTTGTAAGCCCTTATGAAATGTTAGCCGACTATGTTAATCTCTCTTTTGTAAACCAAACATACTTTTACTTTATATTATTTTTTACTGCGGCAATGTTTATCGATATTGGATTCATTCGTGAACAGTTTTGTCGTTACGCTTGTCCTTATGCTAGGTTCCAAACTCTCCTTATGGATGAACATTCCTGGAACGTAACCTATGATTTCAAACGAGGAGAACCTCGTAGAGACGGAAAAACCAAAATTGGAGACTGTATTGCATGTAATATGTGTGTGGTAGTCTGCCCTACTGGGATCGATATCCGCGATGGACTTCAAGTGGGTTGCGTGGCCTGTGGGAAATGTGTGGATGCCTGCACTTCCATCATGGCAAGGGAAAATAAAAAAACTCTGATTGGATATTTTTCACTCAAACAAATTGAAACTGGTGATAAAATCAAATGGATCAGACCAAGAACGGTTATCTATGCAATCCTACTCACTGTTGTCATCACAGGAGCAATTTTCCAACTTCTCACAAGAACTCCTATGTCGATGATTGCTGCTTCTAACAAATCTATGCCTCCCATTTTAATTCCAGATAATAAAATTAGAGCTTTTGTTGCTCTACGCATTCAAAACATTGCGCCGGTCGAAAAAGAATTCCAACTTTCGGCCTTTGATACAAGACATGGAAAAGAAATCCTAATTCGTTCCGGTGAAGAAAATAACAAGTTCAAATTGGGATCAGGCGAAATCAAAAGTATTTCTGTGGTTTTGGAAACTCAATCTCTTACAGAGAAGGAGTTAAATGAAGGTTACCTACCCGGTTCCATTGTGTTAAATAATGCAGAGGATCCAGGCGAACGATTGGAGAAAAAACTCTCCTTAACATTACCAAGGAGGTAA
- a CDS encoding RNA polymerase sigma factor, giving the protein MPEFDFESVVKETKYLVLKTVGDTLIDRFDDATEDVVQEVYFRAFKSLEKGGFDGRSKISTWIYTIARNEALRMNEKRLREEEKAKRYLVKNKVQLLGVRDEASFEKEEWIESMLSQIPEVYRQTLRLYLSGNTMEEIAKELSVKEGTVKSRLFRTKEWIRKHIPGGKNEFQES; this is encoded by the coding sequence ATGCCTGAGTTTGACTTCGAATCAGTAGTCAAAGAAACCAAATACTTGGTTTTAAAAACGGTCGGTGATACACTCATCGACCGTTTTGATGATGCAACAGAAGATGTGGTCCAGGAAGTTTATTTCCGGGCTTTTAAATCTTTAGAGAAGGGTGGTTTTGATGGAAGGTCCAAAATATCCACTTGGATTTATACCATTGCTCGTAACGAAGCCCTTCGTATGAATGAAAAACGATTGCGAGAAGAAGAAAAAGCAAAAAGATATTTAGTAAAAAACAAGGTTCAACTTTTGGGTGTACGAGATGAAGCTTCTTTCGAAAAAGAAGAATGGATTGAGTCCATGCTTTCTCAGATCCCTGAAGTTTACCGCCAAACTTTACGTTTGTATTTGTCTGGTAACACCATGGAAGAAATAGCAAAGGAACTTTCTGTTAAGGAAGGTACGGTAAAGTCACGTTTGTTCCGAACCAAAGAGTGGATCCGCAAACATATACCAGGAGGAAAAAATGAATTCCAAGAATCCTAA
- a CDS encoding FixH family protein translates to MMFKELHPSLRTAMYVVLFSFTALVAATFYTIRLTYKHFEPVMDKNYYEVGLNYEKAIENQRELLKQGYSIKSNWDKFNILPLGESEILVQLEKNGTLTNANSMTVYLERNATTKNTTSYGLKPTASGFIGKISLLEKGTWNLRLVSNIDGKSFEREGKILVQ, encoded by the coding sequence ATGATGTTTAAAGAATTACACCCCAGTTTAAGAACGGCCATGTATGTGGTTCTATTTAGTTTTACAGCTTTAGTGGCAGCCACTTTTTACACCATTCGCCTAACCTACAAACATTTTGAGCCAGTAATGGACAAAAACTATTACGAAGTTGGTCTCAACTATGAAAAGGCCATCGAAAACCAAAGAGAACTTTTGAAACAAGGTTACTCAATCAAATCCAATTGGGATAAATTCAACATTCTTCCGTTAGGTGAATCAGAAATTTTAGTCCAACTCGAAAAAAATGGAACCCTTACCAATGCAAATTCGATGACAGTGTATTTAGAAAGGAATGCAACCACCAAGAATACAACAAGTTACGGATTAAAACCCACAGCCAGTGGATTTATTGGCAAAATTTCCCTTTTGGAAAAAGGAACTTGGAACTTACGACTTGTTTCAAACATTGATGGGAAATCCTTTGAAAGAGAAGGAAAAATCTTAGTTCAATGA
- a CDS encoding cbb3-type cytochrome oxidase assembly protein yields the protein MEALYLTIPMAMCIAAFFLYVFITAFRKGQFEDIESPKYRMFFEEEYPTESKQTKTNSPDGPTSKS from the coding sequence ATGGAAGCCCTCTACTTAACCATCCCCATGGCAATGTGTATTGCCGCCTTTTTTCTCTATGTTTTTATCACAGCCTTTCGCAAAGGACAGTTTGAAGACATAGAATCTCCCAAATATAGAATGTTCTTTGAAGAAGAATATCCTACTGAAAGTAAACAAACCAAAACAAATTCACCTGATGGACCAACTAGCAAATCTTAG
- the ccoO gene encoding cytochrome-c oxidase, cbb3-type subunit II, translated as MLGFNKFLDWFSEIADHWDTKGVKFTLYTTIAVVIGGLFELIPPFFLTKTVTPISTVKPYSALELAGRDTYQKEGCIGCHTQMVRPFKWEVDRFDPTKAYGRTGYSKGGEYVYDHPFLWGSKRTGPDLAHESQMLRSDEWHKNHLINPRTVGGVPNSIMPAYPWLFEESHKVDVEQVVSNMKALKAIGVPYTEEDFANAPSLLKDKTEGEALVAYLQKLGKDSAELQKGMK; from the coding sequence ATGTTAGGATTTAACAAATTCTTAGATTGGTTTTCTGAAATTGCAGACCATTGGGACACAAAAGGTGTTAAATTTACACTTTATACAACCATTGCCGTTGTGATTGGAGGACTTTTTGAACTCATCCCGCCGTTCTTTTTAACAAAAACGGTAACTCCCATTTCTACTGTAAAACCTTACTCTGCATTGGAACTTGCAGGTCGAGACACTTACCAAAAAGAAGGATGTATCGGATGCCATACACAAATGGTTCGACCATTCAAATGGGAAGTAGATCGATTTGATCCAACCAAAGCTTACGGAAGAACTGGATATTCAAAAGGTGGAGAGTATGTGTATGACCATCCATTCCTTTGGGGATCAAAAAGAACAGGTCCGGACTTAGCTCATGAATCTCAAATGCTTCGTTCTGACGAATGGCATAAAAACCATTTGATCAACCCAAGAACTGTAGGTGGTGTACCAAACTCCATCATGCCAGCTTACCCATGGTTGTTTGAAGAATCACATAAAGTTGATGTAGAACAAGTTGTATCCAACATGAAAGCCCTAAAAGCCATTGGAGTACCTTACACAGAAGAAGACTTTGCAAATGCACCATCACTCCTCAAAGACAAAACCGAAGGAGAGGCGCTGGTTGCATACCTACAAAAGTTAGGAAAGGATTCAGCAGAGTTACAAAAAGGGATGAAGTAA
- a CDS encoding cbb3-type cytochrome c oxidase subunit 3, with the protein MNEADILLVYKSLRLPVLVIAISYITYYVYKKRTKDEMEKPKYRMLEED; encoded by the coding sequence ATGAACGAAGCAGACATTCTACTCGTTTATAAAAGTCTGAGATTGCCGGTTCTAGTAATCGCAATCTCATATATCACCTACTACGTTTATAAAAAACGTACGAAAGACGAAATGGAGAAACCCAAGTATAGAATGCTTGAGGAGGATTAA
- a CDS encoding c-type cytochrome, protein MKEPKEVDGIFQADNPMPTWWKLVWLISIIVSIGYVAYFHWYSEWPQEVAFEKEVAEHEAQFPAKQAVVVNTEDGSNPYRDDAVAIKEGEGTYKQICSACHGPTAEGAVGPSLVDKDWIHGNTDKEVFNNIMKGIGPERQKLNRGGMPAWEGLGAEKVYAVMAWLATKNSSLVKAK, encoded by the coding sequence ATGAAAGAACCAAAAGAAGTAGACGGAATCTTCCAAGCCGATAACCCCATGCCCACTTGGTGGAAATTGGTTTGGCTGATCAGTATCATCGTTTCCATCGGTTACGTTGCATACTTTCACTGGTATTCTGAATGGCCGCAAGAAGTAGCTTTTGAAAAAGAAGTTGCAGAACATGAAGCACAATTCCCTGCAAAACAAGCAGTTGTTGTGAATACAGAAGATGGATCAAACCCTTACCGTGATGATGCAGTGGCAATTAAAGAAGGCGAAGGAACTTACAAACAAATTTGTTCCGCTTGCCATGGCCCAACTGCAGAAGGTGCTGTAGGACCAAGTCTTGTGGATAAAGATTGGATTCATGGGAACACTGACAAGGAAGTGTTTAACAACATCATGAAAGGAATTGGACCAGAAAGACAAAAACTGAACCGAGGGGGAATGCCTGCTTGGGAAGGTTTAGGTGCTGAAAAAGTTTATGCTGTGATGGCATGGCTTGCAACTAAAAACAGTAGTTTGGTAAAGGCTAAGTAA
- a CDS encoding TIGR04452 family lipoprotein, with amino-acid sequence MLKKILFVALAISLTNCVILNPLGATIDREKGSEAASRITDAAIQADLVRAIVLVGRPDITLLSLVAADIAKIESDKYYVKSDVDQCVSDIQGFKGVVLGPTVANIISCQDLKTDGYISGDPLPSI; translated from the coding sequence ATGTTAAAAAAAATACTTTTTGTTGCTTTAGCGATTTCGCTAACCAACTGCGTAATTCTAAATCCACTCGGTGCAACAATCGATCGTGAAAAAGGTTCGGAAGCTGCTTCACGAATTACAGATGCTGCCATCCAAGCGGATTTAGTGAGAGCTATCGTTCTTGTGGGTCGACCTGATATTACTTTGTTAAGTTTAGTGGCAGCAGACATTGCAAAAATTGAATCTGATAAATACTATGTTAAATCCGATGTAGATCAGTGTGTTTCTGACATCCAAGGTTTTAAAGGTGTGGTTCTTGGTCCAACAGTCGCAAATATCATCTCTTGCCAAGATTTGAAAACAGATGGTTACATCAGTGGGGATCCGCTTCCAAGTATCTAA
- a CDS encoding sulfite exporter TauE/SafE family protein, whose protein sequence is MDQLANLSFFGSIFVYGFISSFHCLVMCGPFVSLLQTDKGKNTAIYLYHLGRVISYTFLGMILGFLGKGANALGELSALRGVAGVLTFLFLIVFVIRTYSAKSTSSFGSLPQGIRKFLETIRSRFSKNGLGFGIGMVSALLPCGVLYPAYAASFATGTLLNGGLVMFFFYLGTVPALTGLGWVVSKWRHHIPTKWIPAFGTIVILTSLGFLLYRLFFHSHGESCDHLL, encoded by the coding sequence ATGGACCAACTAGCAAATCTTAGTTTTTTTGGCTCCATTTTTGTTTATGGATTTATTAGTAGTTTCCATTGTTTAGTGATGTGTGGTCCCTTTGTTTCCCTATTACAAACCGACAAAGGAAAAAATACTGCCATCTATCTCTATCACTTAGGAAGGGTGATTTCCTATACCTTTCTCGGTATGATACTTGGATTTCTTGGAAAAGGTGCCAATGCTTTAGGGGAATTAAGTGCCCTTAGAGGTGTGGCCGGAGTACTCACCTTTTTGTTTCTTATAGTCTTTGTGATCCGCACCTATTCTGCCAAATCAACTTCCTCCTTTGGTTCTTTACCACAAGGAATCCGAAAGTTTTTGGAAACCATACGTTCTCGGTTTAGTAAAAATGGCCTTGGGTTTGGAATTGGAATGGTGAGTGCCCTACTCCCTTGTGGAGTTCTGTATCCGGCTTATGCGGCTTCTTTTGCAACAGGTACACTGTTAAACGGTGGACTAGTGATGTTTTTCTTTTATTTAGGAACGGTTCCGGCCTTAACAGGTCTTGGTTGGGTTGTTTCCAAATGGAGACACCATATCCCTACAAAATGGATTCCGGCCTTTGGAACCATTGTGATTTTGACTTCTCTTGGTTTTTTACTTTATCGATTGTTTTTCCATTCTCATGGAGAGTCTTGCGACCATCTACTTTGA
- a CDS encoding heavy metal translocating P-type ATPase → MNEGISLTTKTECDHCGNPIRLVAIEAKLGNDTKVFCCEGCETVYSIINSLGGSYYYNLKGNTKLDPVSIEDSDTDIENELVYEKFVRKSGDFSEVSIQITNIHCSACVWINEKVLNEEEGIQSAQINFASGRARIRFDRSKIKISKILSLIRSIGYKPLLFSPTEGTLEKTKQLKTLLLRIGVAGFCFGNIMILSVALYSGYFSGIDLDIKRLFHYASWVFATPAYLYSGYPFMSGFLTSIRRRTLSMDFLLFLGISMAYFYSVYVTLTDIGEVYFDSVAMIYFFILIGKYFEEKARVFASDKLESILCKLPETSVRVNGAGEDTIPSSEIKIGDTIRVAPGKRIPVDAILLSEQTYVDESFLTGESLPIRKRKGDSILAGSLAMDNPALIVAGSDYHASTLSSLKLRLEEALHLKPKLQILTERIASYFISVVFGLAFLCFFVWYYVSGGNLEQSLVTTISVLIVACPCALGISVPTALVTNHILNADKGVLLKNPSVVEALAKANTIFLDKTGTLTEGKFLVRQVSVADDHLPLVYRIEKEVNHPLAKSLVKYLEPLSSVKERAKQIQLINLENIPGRGVKAELEIDTNKLSVLIGNQSLFESENVPLGKFPEGEGSLIFFAVGGTYLGSFLLADEIRTGARSFVSLLKHFVPNISILSGDRYRSVKYIAESLGIERYSSDLSPEDKRNLICTAQGKGNVVIMVGDGINDSLSLAQANVSISHTEAEDLSLEKSDVVLTSGNLNGLVHSLLSAKKTREVILQNIIISFCYNSIMLPLAMFGLMLPVICAVFMACSSLTVLLNSLSIRYRIPQWKPST, encoded by the coding sequence ATGAACGAAGGTATATCTCTAACAACAAAAACAGAATGTGACCATTGTGGGAATCCAATCCGTTTGGTCGCAATTGAAGCAAAACTCGGAAACGATACAAAGGTTTTTTGTTGTGAAGGATGTGAAACTGTTTACTCTATCATCAACTCACTCGGTGGAAGTTATTATTACAACTTAAAAGGAAATACAAAACTCGATCCAGTTAGTATCGAAGATTCGGATACTGATATTGAAAACGAACTTGTATATGAGAAGTTTGTTCGTAAATCAGGAGATTTTTCTGAAGTATCAATCCAAATCACAAATATCCATTGTTCCGCTTGTGTTTGGATCAATGAAAAAGTTTTAAACGAAGAAGAAGGAATCCAATCCGCACAAATCAATTTTGCATCTGGTCGGGCTCGGATTCGTTTTGACCGTTCCAAAATCAAAATCTCAAAGATTCTTTCTCTCATCCGTAGCATTGGTTACAAACCTTTACTTTTTTCACCCACGGAAGGCACTCTAGAAAAAACCAAACAATTAAAGACCCTACTCCTTCGTATTGGTGTAGCTGGATTCTGTTTTGGGAATATTATGATCCTAAGTGTTGCTTTATATTCTGGATACTTCTCCGGAATTGATTTAGATATCAAACGTCTATTCCATTATGCTTCTTGGGTATTTGCAACACCTGCTTATCTTTATTCCGGATATCCTTTTATGTCCGGATTCTTAACAAGCATCAGACGAAGGACTCTTTCTATGGACTTCCTATTGTTTTTAGGAATATCCATGGCATATTTTTATTCTGTTTATGTAACACTCACCGACATTGGAGAAGTATATTTTGATTCGGTGGCTATGATTTACTTCTTTATTTTGATTGGGAAGTACTTCGAAGAAAAAGCCAGGGTGTTTGCTTCTGACAAATTAGAATCCATCCTTTGTAAACTTCCCGAAACCTCAGTGCGTGTCAATGGTGCTGGCGAAGATACCATCCCTAGTTCCGAAATCAAAATCGGAGATACCATTCGCGTGGCACCGGGAAAACGTATCCCCGTGGATGCGATACTTTTGTCCGAACAAACTTATGTAGATGAGTCTTTTTTAACGGGTGAGTCTTTACCAATTCGAAAGAGAAAAGGAGACTCGATCCTTGCAGGTTCCCTTGCTATGGACAATCCTGCTTTGATTGTAGCTGGTTCCGACTACCATGCCTCTACTCTTTCTTCTCTCAAACTGAGGTTAGAGGAAGCCCTACACCTCAAACCAAAATTACAAATTCTCACAGAACGCATTGCTTCTTACTTTATCTCTGTTGTTTTTGGTCTGGCCTTTCTTTGTTTTTTTGTTTGGTATTATGTATCCGGTGGGAACTTAGAACAAAGTCTTGTCACTACTATTTCTGTTTTGATTGTGGCATGCCCTTGTGCTCTAGGAATTTCTGTTCCAACAGCACTTGTAACCAATCATATACTCAATGCGGACAAAGGTGTCCTTTTAAAAAATCCTTCTGTAGTTGAGGCGCTCGCAAAAGCAAATACCATCTTTTTAGACAAAACTGGAACTTTGACTGAGGGTAAGTTTTTAGTGCGACAAGTTTCCGTAGCGGATGACCACCTACCACTTGTTTATCGAATTGAAAAAGAAGTGAACCACCCTTTAGCAAAATCACTCGTAAAATATTTAGAACCATTGAGTTCCGTAAAGGAAAGAGCAAAACAAATCCAATTGATCAATTTGGAAAACATACCCGGCCGAGGGGTCAAAGCCGAATTAGAAATCGATACAAATAAACTTTCTGTTCTTATCGGGAACCAATCTTTGTTTGAATCGGAAAATGTTCCTTTGGGAAAATTTCCCGAAGGAGAAGGGTCTTTGATATTTTTTGCGGTGGGCGGAACTTACTTAGGGAGTTTTTTACTCGCAGATGAAATCAGAACTGGGGCTCGGTCTTTTGTTTCCCTTCTCAAACATTTTGTCCCCAACATTTCTATTCTTTCAGGAGACCGGTACAGATCAGTAAAATACATAGCAGAATCTTTAGGAATTGAAAGGTATTCTTCTGACCTCTCTCCAGAAGACAAACGAAACCTGATTTGTACCGCACAAGGCAAAGGGAATGTTGTCATCATGGTGGGTGATGGAATCAATGATAGTTTGTCTTTGGCACAGGCCAATGTCTCTATTTCTCACACAGAAGCGGAAGACCTCTCACTCGAAAAATCAGATGTAGTTTTGACATCTGGAAATTTGAACGGACTCGTACATTCTTTGCTTTCTGCTAAAAAAACAAGAGAGGTGATTTTACAAAATATCATCATCTCCTTTTGTTATAATTCAATCATGTTACCACTTGCCATGTTTGGCCTTATGTTGCCTGTGATCTGTGCCGTGTTTATGGCATGTTCTAGCTTGACAGTGCTATTGAATTCTCTTTCTATTAGATATAGGATCCCCCAATGGAAGCCCTCTACTTAA
- a CDS encoding SH3 domain-containing protein, whose product MLKYTIVLVSFLLPAVLLPCDPFPPKTLAPIDHSAKDKSFNEFKTKFLKILKTKDRKALEEVIDKDIYFSIGGGEGKKDFLKSFQLTEKPSTSNFWELMDEVVKLGFRQNKEGQMVAPYFFETFPGDYDPFTHYLVIGKNVNVREDASKESKSITQLSYQIVRAEADDLDGRRLEKESNCNWKKICTPQGKPGYVCDRFLRSPLDYRAFFEKKKNNWYLTIFIVGD is encoded by the coding sequence ATGCTGAAATACACAATCGTTCTGGTTTCCTTTCTTTTGCCCGCAGTTCTTTTGCCTTGTGATCCTTTCCCACCAAAGACCTTAGCACCTATCGACCATTCGGCGAAAGACAAAAGTTTTAACGAATTTAAAACCAAGTTTCTAAAAATTCTGAAAACCAAAGATCGAAAAGCCTTAGAAGAGGTGATCGACAAAGATATTTATTTTTCCATTGGTGGTGGAGAAGGTAAAAAGGATTTTTTAAAATCGTTCCAACTAACAGAAAAACCTTCCACTTCTAATTTTTGGGAATTGATGGATGAGGTTGTGAAGTTGGGATTTCGTCAAAACAAAGAAGGCCAAATGGTAGCCCCTTATTTTTTTGAAACCTTCCCTGGTGATTATGATCCTTTCACACATTACCTCGTGATCGGAAAAAATGTAAATGTGAGAGAAGATGCCTCTAAAGAATCTAAGTCCATCACACAACTCAGTTACCAAATTGTTAGGGCAGAGGCAGATGATTTGGATGGAAGAAGGCTCGAAAAAGAAAGTAATTGTAATTGGAAAAAGATTTGTACGCCCCAAGGAAAACCTGGATATGTATGTGATCGATTCTTGCGTAGTCCTCTTGACTACAGGGCATTTTTTGAAAAAAAGAAAAACAATTGGTATCTCACTATCTTTATCGTAGGTGATTGA